A DNA window from Vigna unguiculata cultivar IT97K-499-35 chromosome 10, ASM411807v1, whole genome shotgun sequence contains the following coding sequences:
- the LOC114167093 gene encoding glycine--tRNA ligase, chloroplastic/mitochondrial 2 isoform X4: MGILALPLVISLLKPHATTRLCLSHSLLRRRHFATTVSATTTPHSPPPPPPSPSLSRHSSASTQSDNRSANPPTLTFQQAIQRLQEYWASVGCSIMQCSNTEVGAGTMNPLTYLRVLGPEPWNVAYVEPSIRPDDSRYGENPNRLQRHTQFQVILKPDPGNSQDLFIRSLTALGIDVTAHDIRFVEDNWESPVLGAWGLGWEIWMDGMEITQFTYFQQAGSLQLSPVSVEITYGLERILMLLQGVDHFKKIKYSDGITYGELFLENEKEMSAYYLEHASVDHVQKHFDFFEEEARTLLSSGFAIPAYDQLLKTSHAFNILDSRGFVGVTERARYFGRMRSLARQCAQLWLKTREMLGFPLGFISEPDHFVLPKGVLEAACGKVHDHSRVFVLEIGTEEIPPQDVVDASNQLKDLMLQLLERQRLNHGEVQAFATPRRLVVAVENLYTKQAEKEVEVRGPPVSKAFDHEGNPTKAIEGFCRRYSVPLDLVYRKVDGKTEYVYARVKESSRYALEVLSEDLPAAIAKISFPKTMRWNSQVMFSRPIRWILALHGDVVVPFTFAGVTSGNMSCGLRNTSSAVVQVEKAESYSVAINNAGIKVSVEDRKKIIFEQSNALAKGVNGQILIPKGLLDEVVNLVEAPFPVLGKFKETFLDLPKDLLTMVMQKHQKYFAVCDANGQLLPYFVAVANGVIDETTVRKGNEAVLRARYEDAKFFYEMDTRKRFTEFRKQLKNILFHEKLGTMLDKMTRVENMVAELSCILDISEDVQDIIRDAASLAMSDLSTAVVTEFTSLSGIMGRHYALRDGYSEQIAEALFEITLPRFSGDTLPESDAGIVLAIADRLDSLVGLFSAGCQPSSTNDPFGLRRISYGLVQLLVEKNKNLDFKKALELAAEVQPIKVDPHVIDDVLQFVTRRLEQFLVDKGVNAEFVRSILVERANFPCLAAKSAYKMEKLSRGNLFPKVVEAYSRPTRIVRGKEDELHTEVDEAAFVTNEERVLWNTFLSVKKTIHPGLDIDDFVETSCQLIQPLEDFFNNVFVMVDDDKIRVNRLTLLKGIADLPKGIADLTILPGF, translated from the exons ATGGGAATCCTCGCTTTGCCCTTAGTCATCTCCCTTCTCAAACCCCACGCCACCACTCGCCTCTGCCTCTCTCACTCCCTCCTCCGCCGCCGCCACTTCGCCACCACCGTCTCCGCCACCACCACTCCCCATTCCcctcctccacctccacctTCACCTTCGCTCTCACGCCACTCGTCTGCTTCAACTCAGTCCGACAATCGTTCCGCTAACCCCCCAACCCTCACCTTCCAGCAAGCCATTCAGCGCCTTCAG GAATACTGGGCTTCTGTTGGATGCTCCATAATGCAATGTAGCAACACAGAG GTTGGAGCTGGGACTATGAATCCTCTTACATATTTAAGGGTTCTTGGCCCTGAACCATGGAATGTCGC GTATGTGGAACCTAGCATCCGCCCTGATGATAGTCGATATGGAGAAAACCCAAATAGGCTCCAAAGACATACTCAATTTCAG GTGATATTGAAGCCTGATCCTGGAAATTCTCAGGATCTATTTATCCGCAGCCTCACTGCTTTAG GTATCGATGTTACTGCACATGATATACGATTTGTGGAAGATAACTGGGAGAGTCCG GTTCTTGGTGCTTGGGGTTTGGGCTGGGAAATTTGGATGGATGGTATGGAGATTACACAATTCACCTACTTTCAGCAG GCTGGAAGTCTCCAGTTATCACCTGTATCTGTGGAAATTACTTATGGCCTTGAGCGTATCCTTATGTTACTGCAA GGGGTTGATCACTTCAAGAAGATAAAGTATTCTGATGGAATTACATATGGAGAGTTGTTCTTGGAGAATGA GAAGGAAATGAGTGCATACTACTTGGAGCATGCTAGTGTTGATCACGTTCAAAAACATTTTGATTTCTTTGAGGAGGAAGCTCGTACCTTACTTTCTTCTGGCTTTGCAATCCCTGC GTATGATCAGCTTCTGAaaacatctcatgcttttaatatcCTAGACTCCAGAGGCTTTGTTGGAGTAACAGAGCGTGCTCGCTATTTTGGCCGCATGCGTAG TTTGGCTCGCCAATGTGCTCAACTTTGGCTGAAGACAAGAGAGATGCTTGGCTTTCCCCTTGGTTTTATCTCTGAACCTGATCATTTTGTATTGCCAAAAGGAGTTTTGGAAGCTGCATGTGGGAAG GTGCATGATCATTCCAGAGTATTTGTTCTTGAAATTGGGACTGAAGAGATACCACCTCAAGATGTTGTTGATGCCAGTAATCAA CTGAAAGATTTAATGCTGCAACTGCTTGAACGGCAAAGGTTAAACCATGGTGAAGTGCAAGCATTTGCCACTCCACGTAGATTAGTG GTTGCTGTTGAAAATCTTTACACAAAACAGGCTGAAAAGGAGGTTGAAGTTCGAGGTCCTCCTGTTTCAAAAGCATTTGATCATGAAGGAAATCCAACAAAG gCCATTGAGGGTTTTTGTCGTAGATACTCTGTACCACTGGACCTAGTATACAGAAAGGTCGATG GAAAAACAGAATATGTTTATGCACGTGTAAAGGAGTCTTCAAGATATGCTTTGGAg GTCTTGTCTGAAGATTTGCCTGCTGCTATTGCTAAAATTTCATTTCCAAAGACAATGCGTTGGAATTCTCAG GTGATGTTTAGCAGGCCTATCCGTTGGATTTTAGCTCTTCATGGAGATGTAGTTGTCCCATTTACGTTTGCTGGGGTGACAAg CGGAAACATGTCTTGTGGTCTTCGTAATACTTCTTCAGCTGTTGTCCAG GTGGAAAAGGCAGAATCTTATTCAGTTGCAATTAACAATGCAGGAATCAAAGTTTCAGTTGAG GACcgtaagaaaattatttttgagcAATCTAATGCATTAGCAAAAGGTGTAAATGGCCAAATTCTTATTCCAAAAGGTTTGCTTGACGAG gtTGTAAATCTTGTTGAGGCTCCTTTTCCCGTGCTTGGAAAGTTTAAAGAAACCTTCTTAGATCTTCCAAAAGATCTTTTAACAATG GTTATGCAAAAGCATCAAAAGTATTTTGCTGTATGTGATGCAAATGGACAATTATTGCCTTATTTCGTTGCT GTTGCAAATGGAGTAATTGATGAGACTACTGTGAGGAAAGGAAATGAAGCTGTGCTCAG AGCTCGCTATGAAGATGCAAAGTTCTTTTATGAGATGGACACTCGTAAGAGGTTTACAGAGTTCCGAAAGCAACTGAAAAACATTCTATTTCAT GAGAAGCTTGGGACCATGCTTGATAAGATGACTCGTGTTGAAAACATGGTTGCTGAACTAAGTTGCATCCTAGACATCAGTGAAGATGTGCAAGATATTATCCGTGATGCTGCCTCTCTTGCAATGTCTGATCTTTCCACTGCAGTTGTCACTGAATTTACCTCACTTTCGGGAATTATGGGGCGTCACTATGCCCTTAGAGATGGATACTCGGAGCAg ATTGCAGAGGCCTTGTTTGAGATCACACTTCCTAGATTTTCTGGGGACACGCTTCCTGAAAGTGATGCTGGCATAGTTTTGGCAATTGCTGATAG ATTAGATAGCCTGGTAGGTTTATTTTCTGCTGGTTGTCAACCTAGTTCCACAAATGATCCATTTGGTCTGCGAAGAATTTCATATGGTCTT GTGCAACTATTGgtggaaaagaataaaaatctaGATTTTAAAAAGGCCCTGGAACTTGCTGCAGAAGTCCAGCCCATTAAAGTAGATCCTCATGTAATCGATGAT gTACTTCAATTTGTTACACGAAGGTTGGAGCAATTTCTG GTTGACAAGGGGGTGAATGCAGAGTTTGTGCGGTCAATCCTTGTTGAAAGAGCAAATTTTCCCTGTCTTGCAGCAAAATCAGCATATAAA ATGGAAAAATTATCAAGAGGGAACCTTTTTCCTAAAGTTGTTGAAGCATACTCTCGACCAACTAGAATTGTCCGTGGGAAGGAAGATGAACTTCATACGGAG GTGGATGAGGCTGCTTTTGTGACAAATGAAGAGAGAGTTTTATGGAACACGTTTTTGTCTGTTAAAAAGACTATCCATCCtg GTCTTGACATAGATGATTTTGTAGAAACTTCATGTCAGTTGATACAGCCACTTGAGGATTTCTTTAACAATGTCTTTGTAATGGTG GACGATGACAAGATCAGAGTAAACAGGTTAACTTTGCTAAAAGGAATTGCTGATCTTCCTAAAGGAATAGCAGATCTCACTATCCTACCTGGATTTTAA
- the LOC114167093 gene encoding glycine--tRNA ligase, chloroplastic/mitochondrial 2 isoform X5, with product MYVEPSIRPDDSRYGENPNRLQRHTQFQVILKPDPGNSQDLFIRSLTALGIDVTAHDIRFVEDNWESPVLGAWGLGWEIWMDGMEITQFTYFQQAGSLQLSPVSVEITYGLERILMLLQGVDHFKKIKYSDGITYGELFLENEKEMSAYYLEHASVDHVQKHFDFFEEEARTLLSSGFAIPAYDQLLKTSHAFNILDSRGFVGVTERARYFGRMRSLARQCAQLWLKTREMLGFPLGFISEPDHFVLPKGVLEAACGKVSLHVHDHSRVFVLEIGTEEIPPQDVVDASNQLKDLMLQLLERQRLNHGEVQAFATPRRLVVAVENLYTKQAEKEVEVRGPPVSKAFDHEGNPTKAIEGFCRRYSVPLDLVYRKVDGKTEYVYARVKESSRYALEVLSEDLPAAIAKISFPKTMRWNSQVMFSRPIRWILALHGDVVVPFTFAGVTSGNMSCGLRNTSSAVVQVEKAESYSVAINNAGIKVSVEDRKKIIFEQSNALAKGVNGQILIPKGLLDEVVNLVEAPFPVLGKFKETFLDLPKDLLTMVMQKHQKYFAVCDANGQLLPYFVAVANGVIDETTVRKGNEAVLRARYEDAKFFYEMDTRKRFTEFRKQLKNILFHEKLGTMLDKMTRVENMVAELSCILDISEDVQDIIRDAASLAMSDLSTAVVTEFTSLSGIMGRHYALRDGYSEQIAEALFEITLPRFSGDTLPESDAGIVLAIADRLDSLVGLFSAGCQPSSTNDPFGLRRISYGLVQLLVEKNKNLDFKKALELAAEVQPIKVDPHVIDDVLQFVTRRLEQFLVDKGVNAEFVRSILVERANFPCLAAKSAYKMEKLSRGNLFPKVVEAYSRPTRIVRGKEDELHTEVDEAAFVTNEERVLWNTFLSVKKTIHPVLYTGLDIDDFVETSCQLIQPLEDFFNNVFVMVDDDKIRVNRLTLLKGIADLPKGIADLTILPGF from the exons AT GTATGTGGAACCTAGCATCCGCCCTGATGATAGTCGATATGGAGAAAACCCAAATAGGCTCCAAAGACATACTCAATTTCAG GTGATATTGAAGCCTGATCCTGGAAATTCTCAGGATCTATTTATCCGCAGCCTCACTGCTTTAG GTATCGATGTTACTGCACATGATATACGATTTGTGGAAGATAACTGGGAGAGTCCG GTTCTTGGTGCTTGGGGTTTGGGCTGGGAAATTTGGATGGATGGTATGGAGATTACACAATTCACCTACTTTCAGCAG GCTGGAAGTCTCCAGTTATCACCTGTATCTGTGGAAATTACTTATGGCCTTGAGCGTATCCTTATGTTACTGCAA GGGGTTGATCACTTCAAGAAGATAAAGTATTCTGATGGAATTACATATGGAGAGTTGTTCTTGGAGAATGA GAAGGAAATGAGTGCATACTACTTGGAGCATGCTAGTGTTGATCACGTTCAAAAACATTTTGATTTCTTTGAGGAGGAAGCTCGTACCTTACTTTCTTCTGGCTTTGCAATCCCTGC GTATGATCAGCTTCTGAaaacatctcatgcttttaatatcCTAGACTCCAGAGGCTTTGTTGGAGTAACAGAGCGTGCTCGCTATTTTGGCCGCATGCGTAG TTTGGCTCGCCAATGTGCTCAACTTTGGCTGAAGACAAGAGAGATGCTTGGCTTTCCCCTTGGTTTTATCTCTGAACCTGATCATTTTGTATTGCCAAAAGGAGTTTTGGAAGCTGCATGTGGGAAGGTTAGTTTGCAT GTGCATGATCATTCCAGAGTATTTGTTCTTGAAATTGGGACTGAAGAGATACCACCTCAAGATGTTGTTGATGCCAGTAATCAA CTGAAAGATTTAATGCTGCAACTGCTTGAACGGCAAAGGTTAAACCATGGTGAAGTGCAAGCATTTGCCACTCCACGTAGATTAGTG GTTGCTGTTGAAAATCTTTACACAAAACAGGCTGAAAAGGAGGTTGAAGTTCGAGGTCCTCCTGTTTCAAAAGCATTTGATCATGAAGGAAATCCAACAAAG gCCATTGAGGGTTTTTGTCGTAGATACTCTGTACCACTGGACCTAGTATACAGAAAGGTCGATG GAAAAACAGAATATGTTTATGCACGTGTAAAGGAGTCTTCAAGATATGCTTTGGAg GTCTTGTCTGAAGATTTGCCTGCTGCTATTGCTAAAATTTCATTTCCAAAGACAATGCGTTGGAATTCTCAG GTGATGTTTAGCAGGCCTATCCGTTGGATTTTAGCTCTTCATGGAGATGTAGTTGTCCCATTTACGTTTGCTGGGGTGACAAg CGGAAACATGTCTTGTGGTCTTCGTAATACTTCTTCAGCTGTTGTCCAG GTGGAAAAGGCAGAATCTTATTCAGTTGCAATTAACAATGCAGGAATCAAAGTTTCAGTTGAG GACcgtaagaaaattatttttgagcAATCTAATGCATTAGCAAAAGGTGTAAATGGCCAAATTCTTATTCCAAAAGGTTTGCTTGACGAG gtTGTAAATCTTGTTGAGGCTCCTTTTCCCGTGCTTGGAAAGTTTAAAGAAACCTTCTTAGATCTTCCAAAAGATCTTTTAACAATG GTTATGCAAAAGCATCAAAAGTATTTTGCTGTATGTGATGCAAATGGACAATTATTGCCTTATTTCGTTGCT GTTGCAAATGGAGTAATTGATGAGACTACTGTGAGGAAAGGAAATGAAGCTGTGCTCAG AGCTCGCTATGAAGATGCAAAGTTCTTTTATGAGATGGACACTCGTAAGAGGTTTACAGAGTTCCGAAAGCAACTGAAAAACATTCTATTTCAT GAGAAGCTTGGGACCATGCTTGATAAGATGACTCGTGTTGAAAACATGGTTGCTGAACTAAGTTGCATCCTAGACATCAGTGAAGATGTGCAAGATATTATCCGTGATGCTGCCTCTCTTGCAATGTCTGATCTTTCCACTGCAGTTGTCACTGAATTTACCTCACTTTCGGGAATTATGGGGCGTCACTATGCCCTTAGAGATGGATACTCGGAGCAg ATTGCAGAGGCCTTGTTTGAGATCACACTTCCTAGATTTTCTGGGGACACGCTTCCTGAAAGTGATGCTGGCATAGTTTTGGCAATTGCTGATAG ATTAGATAGCCTGGTAGGTTTATTTTCTGCTGGTTGTCAACCTAGTTCCACAAATGATCCATTTGGTCTGCGAAGAATTTCATATGGTCTT GTGCAACTATTGgtggaaaagaataaaaatctaGATTTTAAAAAGGCCCTGGAACTTGCTGCAGAAGTCCAGCCCATTAAAGTAGATCCTCATGTAATCGATGAT gTACTTCAATTTGTTACACGAAGGTTGGAGCAATTTCTG GTTGACAAGGGGGTGAATGCAGAGTTTGTGCGGTCAATCCTTGTTGAAAGAGCAAATTTTCCCTGTCTTGCAGCAAAATCAGCATATAAA ATGGAAAAATTATCAAGAGGGAACCTTTTTCCTAAAGTTGTTGAAGCATACTCTCGACCAACTAGAATTGTCCGTGGGAAGGAAGATGAACTTCATACGGAG GTGGATGAGGCTGCTTTTGTGACAAATGAAGAGAGAGTTTTATGGAACACGTTTTTGTCTGTTAAAAAGACTATCCATCCtg ttctttatacaGGTCTTGACATAGATGATTTTGTAGAAACTTCATGTCAGTTGATACAGCCACTTGAGGATTTCTTTAACAATGTCTTTGTAATGGTG GACGATGACAAGATCAGAGTAAACAGGTTAACTTTGCTAAAAGGAATTGCTGATCTTCCTAAAGGAATAGCAGATCTCACTATCCTACCTGGATTTTAA